A portion of the Streptomyces erythrochromogenes genome contains these proteins:
- a CDS encoding cytochrome c biogenesis CcdA family protein, translating into MTEIGYLAALLGGLLALLSPCSALLLPAFFAYSIDSASRLLARTGIFYAGLASTLVPLGAAGSYAGRFFHGNRDQLVLAGGWLIIVLGVAQILGLGFASKRISELSGRIRPTTAVSVYALGAVYGLAGFCAGPILGSVLTVAAVSGSPVYGGLLLAVYALGMAVPLFVMALLWERFELGRRRWLRGRAFRVGRRELHTTSLLSGLFFITLGVLFLVYDGASALPGLLDVDDSFAVEQRVRSLADAVPDWALLGLVAVGAAVFGLVQWRRRARTEGAPE; encoded by the coding sequence GTGACCGAGATCGGATACCTGGCCGCCCTGCTGGGCGGCCTCCTCGCGCTGCTCAGCCCGTGCAGCGCGCTGCTCCTGCCGGCCTTCTTCGCGTACTCGATCGACTCCGCCTCACGCCTCCTGGCCCGTACCGGCATCTTCTATGCGGGCCTCGCGAGCACCCTCGTACCGCTGGGGGCGGCCGGCTCGTACGCCGGGCGGTTCTTCCACGGCAACCGCGACCAGCTGGTCCTCGCCGGCGGGTGGCTGATCATCGTCCTAGGAGTGGCGCAGATCCTGGGCCTGGGCTTCGCCTCGAAGCGGATCTCGGAGCTGTCCGGGAGGATCCGGCCGACCACCGCCGTGTCCGTGTACGCCCTCGGCGCGGTGTACGGGCTGGCCGGTTTCTGCGCCGGCCCGATCCTGGGCAGCGTCCTGACGGTCGCGGCGGTCAGCGGCAGCCCGGTCTACGGCGGCCTGCTGCTGGCGGTCTACGCGCTGGGGATGGCCGTGCCGCTCTTCGTGATGGCCCTGCTGTGGGAGCGGTTCGAGCTGGGCCGGCGGCGCTGGCTGCGCGGCCGGGCCTTCCGCGTGGGCCGCCGGGAGCTGCACACGACCTCGCTGCTGTCCGGGCTGTTCTTCATCACCCTGGGGGTGCTGTTCCTCGTCTACGACGGGGCGAGCGCGCTGCCGGGGCTGCTGGACGTGGACGACTCGTTCGCGGTGGAGCAGCGGGTGCGGTCGCTGGCGGACGCGGTCCCGGACTGGGCGCTGCTCGGGCTGGTCGCCGTAGGGGCGGCGGTCTTCGGCCTGGTGCAGTGGCGCCGCCGGGCGCGGACGGAGGGGGCGCCGGAGTAA
- a CDS encoding metallopeptidase family protein encodes MLEMTREEFEELVAEALDRIPPELTRLMDNVAVFVEDEPPADDPELLGLYEGTPLTDRGEWYAGVLPDRITIYRNPTLRMCEDRESVVAETEVTVVHEIAHHFGIDDERLHALGYG; translated from the coding sequence GTGCTGGAGATGACGCGCGAGGAGTTCGAAGAGCTTGTCGCAGAGGCCCTGGACCGGATCCCGCCGGAGCTGACGCGGCTGATGGACAACGTGGCGGTGTTCGTCGAGGACGAGCCGCCCGCCGACGATCCGGAGCTGCTGGGGCTCTACGAGGGGACCCCGCTGACGGACCGCGGCGAGTGGTACGCCGGGGTGCTGCCGGACCGGATCACCATCTACCGCAATCCCACGTTGCGGATGTGCGAGGACCGGGAGAGCGTGGTCGCGGAGACGGAGGTCACCGTGGTGCACGAGATCGCCCACCACTTCGGGATCGACGACGAGCGGCTGCACGCGCTGGGGTACGGGTGA
- a CDS encoding FluC/FEX family fluoride channel has translation MSRRRSRPGPGAEAIDPDVDLHVPAQRAEPQGRVLAAVAAGGAVGASARYGISLLWPAAPGAFPWATLWINASGCALIGVLMVLISEGGRSAPHPLLRPFAGVGVLGGFTTFSTYAMDFSRLLDEGEARSALAYAGLTVVAALGAVWAAASVTRLAVRGRGPGREAGPGTGRVVR, from the coding sequence GTGAGCCGTAGGCGCTCCCGACCCGGCCCCGGTGCCGAGGCGATCGACCCGGACGTCGACCTGCACGTGCCCGCGCAGCGGGCCGAGCCGCAGGGCCGGGTGCTCGCGGCGGTGGCCGCCGGCGGTGCGGTCGGGGCCTCGGCCCGGTACGGGATCTCCCTGCTCTGGCCGGCCGCGCCCGGGGCGTTCCCGTGGGCGACCCTGTGGATCAACGCCTCCGGGTGCGCGCTGATCGGCGTACTCATGGTGCTGATCAGCGAGGGCGGGCGGTCGGCGCCGCATCCGCTGCTGCGGCCCTTCGCCGGGGTCGGCGTGCTCGGCGGCTTCACCACCTTCTCCACCTACGCGATGGACTTCTCGCGGCTCCTGGACGAGGGGGAGGCGCGGTCCGCGCTGGCGTACGCGGGGCTCACGGTGGTGGCCGCCCTGGGCGCGGTGTGGGCGGCGGCCTCGGTGACCCGGCTCGCCGTCCGGGGCCGGGGACCGGGCCGCGAGGCGGGGCCCGGGACGGGCCGGGTGGTCCGGTGA
- a CDS encoding fluoride efflux transporter FluC — MNWLFVVAGAVVGAPLRYLTDRAVQRRHDSVFPWGTFVVNAAACLVLGVLTGAARAGAASPWVVLLLGPGLCGALSTYSTFSYETLRLAERGWGFLAAANVAMSVLVGLGAVHLGSQVARQLFA; from the coding sequence GTGAACTGGCTGTTCGTGGTGGCGGGCGCGGTCGTCGGTGCGCCGCTGCGCTATCTGACGGACCGTGCGGTGCAGCGGCGCCACGATTCCGTCTTCCCCTGGGGGACCTTCGTCGTGAACGCGGCCGCCTGCCTGGTGCTGGGGGTGCTGACCGGCGCGGCGCGGGCCGGGGCCGCCTCCCCGTGGGTGGTGCTGCTGCTGGGGCCCGGGCTGTGCGGGGCGCTGAGCACGTACTCGACCTTCTCGTACGAGACGCTGCGGCTGGCCGAGCGCGGGTGGGGCTTCCTGGCGGCGGCGAACGTCGCGATGTCGGTGCTGGTCGGGCTGGGCGCGGTGCACCTCGGCTCGCAGGTGGCGCGACAACTGTTCGCCTGA
- a CDS encoding DEAD/DEAH box helicase produces MSISSSDRSVMPENDSNELIDAEALVVTEAIEAAEAEGIIEALEADVNGESFEDSTDDFDADADADADADAEPTITFGDLGLPEGIVRKLAQNGVTTPFPIQAATIPDALSGKDILGRGRTGSGKTLSFGLPTLATLAGGHTEKKKPRAIILTPTRELAMQVADALQPYGDVLGLKMKVVCGGTSMSNQIYALERGVDILVATPGRLRDIINRGACSLENVQVAVLDEADQMADLGFLPEVTELLDQIPGGGQRMLFSATMENEIGTLVKRYLSNPVTHEVDSAQGNVTTMTHHVLVVKPKDKAPVTAAIAARKGRTIIFVRTQLGADRIAEQLVEAGVKADALHGGMTQGARTRVLADFKDGYVNALVATDVAARGIHVDGIDLVLNVDPAGDHKDYLHRSGRTARAGKSGVVVSLALPHQRRQIFRLMEDAGVDASRHIVQGAGAFEPEVAEITGARSLTEVQADSANNAAKQAEREVAELTKQLERLTRRAGELREEADRLVARSARERGEDPEAAVAEVAEAAEAEVAAAAAAAAAEIAAQERREENRAQRDDRGNFERRDNRGGDRGGDRGGFRRDDRGDRGDRGGDRGGFRRDDRPSGGFRGGDRPSGGFRGGDRPSGGFRRDDRPSGGFNRDDRGDRGGDRGGFRGGDRPSGGFRRDDRPSGGFNRDDRGDRGGDRGGFRGGDRPSGGFRRDDRPSGGFNRDDRGDRGGDRGGFRRDDRPSGGFRRDDRPSGGFNRDDRGDRGGDRGGFRRDDRPSGGFGGRRDDKPRWKRNG; encoded by the coding sequence ATGTCCATTTCCAGTTCTGACCGTTCCGTCATGCCCGAGAACGACTCCAACGAGCTCATCGACGCCGAGGCCCTCGTCGTCACCGAGGCCATCGAGGCCGCGGAGGCCGAAGGAATCATCGAGGCCCTCGAGGCGGACGTGAACGGCGAGTCCTTCGAGGACTCCACCGACGACTTCGACGCCGATGCAGACGCTGACGCCGACGCTGACGCCGAGCCCACGATCACCTTCGGTGACCTGGGTCTGCCCGAGGGCATCGTGCGCAAGCTCGCCCAGAACGGCGTCACCACGCCCTTCCCGATCCAGGCCGCGACCATCCCGGACGCCCTGTCCGGCAAGGACATCCTCGGCCGCGGCCGCACCGGCTCCGGCAAGACCCTCTCCTTCGGTCTGCCGACCCTGGCCACGCTGGCCGGCGGCCACACCGAGAAGAAGAAGCCCCGCGCGATCATCCTCACGCCGACCCGTGAGCTCGCGATGCAGGTCGCGGACGCCCTCCAGCCGTACGGCGACGTCCTCGGCCTGAAGATGAAGGTCGTCTGCGGCGGTACCTCCATGAGCAACCAGATCTACGCTCTGGAGCGCGGCGTCGACATCCTCGTCGCCACCCCGGGCCGACTGCGCGACATCATCAACCGCGGTGCCTGCTCCCTGGAGAACGTCCAGGTCGCGGTCCTCGACGAGGCCGACCAGATGGCCGACCTGGGCTTCCTGCCCGAGGTCACCGAGCTGCTCGACCAGATCCCCGGGGGCGGCCAGCGCATGCTCTTCTCCGCCACCATGGAGAACGAGATCGGCACCCTGGTCAAGCGCTACCTGTCCAACCCCGTCACGCACGAGGTCGACAGCGCGCAGGGCAACGTCACGACCATGACGCACCACGTCCTCGTCGTGAAGCCGAAGGACAAGGCGCCGGTCACGGCCGCCATCGCCGCCCGCAAGGGCCGCACCATCATCTTCGTCCGCACCCAGCTGGGCGCCGACCGCATCGCCGAGCAGCTCGTCGAGGCCGGCGTCAAGGCCGACGCACTGCACGGCGGCATGACGCAGGGCGCCCGTACCCGCGTCCTCGCGGACTTCAAGGACGGCTACGTCAACGCGCTCGTCGCCACCGACGTCGCCGCCCGAGGCATCCACGTCGACGGCATCGACCTGGTCCTGAACGTGGACCCGGCCGGTGACCACAAGGACTACCTGCACCGCTCGGGCCGCACCGCCCGTGCCGGCAAGTCCGGTGTCGTCGTCTCCCTCGCGCTGCCGCACCAGCGCCGCCAGATCTTCCGCCTGATGGAGGACGCGGGCGTCGACGCCTCGCGCCACATCGTCCAGGGCGCCGGCGCCTTCGAGCCGGAGGTCGCCGAGATCACCGGTGCGCGTTCGCTGACCGAGGTCCAGGCCGACTCCGCGAACAACGCCGCCAAGCAGGCCGAGCGCGAGGTCGCCGAGCTCACCAAGCAGCTCGAGCGCCTGACCCGCCGTGCCGGCGAGCTGCGCGAGGAGGCCGACCGCCTCGTCGCCCGCTCCGCCCGCGAGCGCGGCGAGGACCCGGAGGCCGCTGTCGCCGAGGTGGCCGAGGCCGCCGAGGCCGAGGTCGCGGCTGCCGCCGCTGCCGCTGCCGCCGAGATCGCCGCGCAGGAACGCCGCGAGGAGAACCGCGCCCAGCGCGACGACCGCGGCAACTTCGAGCGCCGTGACAACCGCGGTGGCGACCGCGGTGGTGACCGTGGCGGCTTCCGCCGTGACGACCGCGGTGACCGCGGTGACCGCGGTGGCGACCGTGGCGGCTTCCGTCGCGACGACCGCCCCTCCGGCGGCTTCCGCGGTGGCGACCGTCCGTCCGGCGGCTTCCGCGGTGGCGACCGTCCGTCCGGTGGTTTCCGTCGCGATGACCGTCCGTCGGGTGGCTTCAACCGTGACGACCGCGGTGACCGCGGTGGCGACCGTGGCGGCTTCCGCGGTGGCGACCGTCCGTCCGGTGGTTTCCGTCGTGACGACCGTCCGTCGGGTGGCTTCAACCGTGACGACCGCGGTGACCGCGGTGGCGACCGTGGCGGCTTCCGCGGTGGCGACCGTCCGTCCGGTGGTTTCCGTCGTGACGACCGTCCGTCGGGTGGCTTCAACCGTGACGACCGCGGTGACCGCGGTGGCGACCGTGGCGGCTTCCGCCGCGACGACCGTCCGTCCGGTGGTTTCCGTCGCGATGACCGTCCGTCGGGTGGCTTCAACCGTGACGACCGCGGTGACCGCGGTGGCGACCGTGGCGGCTTCCGCCGCGACGACCGCCCCTCCGGTGGCTTCGGCGGCCGCCGCGACGACAAGCCGCGCTGGAAGCGCAACGGCTGA
- a CDS encoding GNAT family N-acetyltransferase: protein MTPVLRTARLLLDPYTPEDEDGFVALFQDTRVSRWMGDGPATEAEDRALFGRVFTKVYAEDLFDVWAVRRDGRLVGHAEIKRTDEVDGHEIIYALAPEAWGAGLGTEIAEAIVAYGFTGLGLTEVHATVAAPNTASRALLTRIGFAHVRDVREEDGSTTHVLTRHREPAAARPHPRAT, encoded by the coding sequence GTGACTCCGGTTCTGCGCACCGCACGCCTGCTGCTCGACCCGTACACGCCCGAGGACGAGGACGGCTTCGTGGCCCTCTTCCAGGACACCCGGGTCTCCCGGTGGATGGGGGACGGCCCCGCCACCGAGGCCGAGGACCGCGCCCTGTTCGGGCGGGTCTTCACGAAGGTCTACGCCGAGGACCTCTTCGACGTCTGGGCCGTGCGCAGGGACGGGCGGCTGGTCGGACACGCCGAGATCAAGCGGACCGACGAGGTCGACGGCCACGAGATCATCTACGCCCTGGCCCCCGAGGCCTGGGGAGCCGGCCTCGGCACCGAGATCGCGGAGGCGATCGTCGCGTACGGCTTCACCGGCCTCGGCCTGACCGAGGTGCACGCCACGGTGGCCGCGCCCAACACCGCCTCCCGGGCCCTGCTGACCCGCATCGGCTTCGCGCACGTCCGTGACGTGCGGGAGGAGGACGGCTCCACCACCCACGTCCTGACCCGCCACCGCGAACCGGCCGCCGCCCGACCGCATCCGCGCGCAACGTGA
- a CDS encoding LPXTG cell wall anchor domain-containing protein gives MSVRTAAAIAVVAGVVTTLLPLSATAASAAPAADDHAVLRTEMGAPVPSGPLTRGGATETFDLTVKNPTGKAVEYKPWMLLDPKGPSLLDENDVVFKVEAVDAPATKSSIGQQDGGWQGTFSPSAKDAYAGFDIPANGKMTWKVTIGLGANYPTNNGDFNLTATSYNNSVAPGGSDSHLFKVDPQTKTGELKTWFKQVSSGKDGQEQRAYLDLNYQATGDGTFGTALATELSLSHPGEQDADFRLQAMIDGRWQDLEAKDSRYELPRIAKGFGAASGVHTQPLRLSLGKNTKLTKRTTITMEAEVRQAEGNTWPLMTVPVKFPLVPITEPAPTEPTTNPTTPTTTTPSPTPSATSSSTVQQAVATTTGNSNVTTTGSSTGSLAATGAGSSTGLYAGLAAALVALGAAAAWLGRRRRTNA, from the coding sequence ATGTCCGTTCGCACCGCAGCCGCCATCGCAGTCGTCGCCGGCGTTGTCACCACTCTGCTGCCGCTCTCGGCCACCGCCGCGTCCGCCGCACCCGCCGCCGACGACCACGCCGTACTGCGCACGGAGATGGGCGCTCCCGTCCCCAGCGGCCCGCTGACCCGCGGCGGCGCCACCGAGACCTTCGACCTGACGGTGAAGAACCCGACCGGCAAGGCCGTCGAGTACAAGCCGTGGATGCTCCTCGACCCGAAGGGTCCGAGCCTGCTCGACGAGAACGACGTCGTCTTCAAGGTCGAGGCGGTGGACGCCCCGGCGACCAAGTCCTCGATCGGCCAGCAGGACGGCGGCTGGCAGGGCACGTTCTCCCCCTCCGCCAAGGACGCCTACGCGGGCTTCGACATCCCCGCGAACGGCAAGATGACCTGGAAGGTCACCATCGGCCTCGGCGCGAACTACCCCACGAACAACGGCGACTTCAACCTCACCGCCACCAGCTACAACAACTCCGTCGCCCCCGGCGGGTCGGACTCCCACCTCTTCAAGGTCGACCCGCAGACCAAGACGGGCGAGCTGAAGACCTGGTTCAAGCAGGTCAGTTCGGGCAAGGACGGCCAGGAGCAGCGCGCGTACCTGGACCTGAACTACCAGGCCACCGGCGACGGCACGTTCGGCACCGCCCTCGCCACCGAGCTGAGCCTGTCGCACCCGGGTGAGCAGGACGCCGACTTCCGGCTGCAGGCGATGATCGACGGCCGCTGGCAGGACCTGGAGGCCAAGGACAGCCGCTACGAGCTGCCGCGCATCGCCAAGGGCTTCGGCGCCGCCTCCGGCGTCCACACCCAGCCGCTGCGGCTCAGCCTGGGCAAGAACACCAAGCTGACGAAGCGGACCACCATCACGATGGAGGCCGAGGTCCGCCAGGCCGAGGGCAACACCTGGCCGCTCATGACCGTCCCGGTGAAGTTCCCGCTGGTCCCGATCACGGAGCCGGCGCCGACCGAGCCGACCACCAACCCGACCACCCCGACCACCACCACCCCGTCCCCGACCCCCTCCGCCACCTCCTCCTCCACCGTCCAGCAGGCCGTCGCCACCACCACGGGCAACTCCAACGTGACGACCACGGGCTCCTCCACGGGCTCCCTGGCCGCCACCGGCGCCGGCTCGTCCACCGGCCTGTACGCCGGCCTCGCCGCGGCCCTGGTCGCGCTCGGCGCGGCTGCCGCCTGGCTCGGCCGCCGCCGCCGCACCAACGCCTGA
- a CDS encoding PP2C family protein-serine/threonine phosphatase: MGLGRKGSGGGRRAAGGGSGTARRVLRVLPAVLIAVGLAFDLLTPPSFTGSPSFSAAPLIAAPLYTLWATALTGVLAVLAVFLLHLHHGTSWTAQGLTELATVVTVAGLALLINRVVRRSGERLASARGIAEAAQRAVLPKPAERIGGLQVSAWYEAAQADAFIGGDLYAVQETPYGVRLAVGDVRGKGLGAVEAVAVVLGAFREAAETEPTLEAVAQRLERALDREGARREGLDAVEGFTTCVLGEIPPESGVLRLLNRGHPEPLLLYGDGDLAVLAPAEPALPLGMGDLGVGPGRAEQWAFPAGATLLLYTDGLTEARDGAGDFYDPAARLRGRVLAGPQALLGALSRDVRRHTGGGTTDDMALLAVGRPGRWRPERSQVERRRTVPVVRRGDDAV, encoded by the coding sequence GTGGGGCTGGGCCGGAAGGGCAGCGGTGGCGGGCGGCGCGCGGCCGGCGGCGGGAGCGGCACGGCCCGCCGGGTGCTCCGGGTGCTGCCGGCCGTACTGATCGCCGTCGGCCTGGCCTTCGACCTGCTGACGCCGCCCAGCTTCACCGGATCACCTTCCTTCTCCGCGGCCCCGCTGATCGCCGCCCCGCTGTACACCCTGTGGGCCACGGCCCTGACCGGCGTCCTGGCCGTGCTCGCGGTGTTCCTGCTGCACCTCCACCACGGCACCTCCTGGACGGCCCAGGGGCTGACCGAGCTGGCCACCGTGGTGACCGTGGCCGGGCTGGCGCTGCTGATCAACCGCGTGGTGCGGCGCAGCGGTGAACGGCTGGCCTCCGCCCGCGGGATCGCCGAGGCGGCGCAGCGGGCGGTGCTGCCGAAGCCGGCCGAGCGCATCGGTGGGCTGCAGGTGTCCGCCTGGTACGAGGCCGCGCAGGCCGACGCCTTCATCGGCGGGGACCTGTACGCCGTGCAGGAGACCCCGTACGGGGTGCGGCTGGCGGTGGGCGACGTACGGGGCAAGGGGCTGGGGGCGGTCGAGGCCGTCGCGGTGGTCCTCGGGGCCTTCCGGGAGGCGGCGGAGACCGAGCCGACGCTGGAGGCGGTGGCGCAGCGGTTGGAGCGGGCCCTGGACCGGGAGGGCGCCCGGCGCGAGGGCCTGGACGCGGTGGAGGGGTTCACGACGTGCGTGCTCGGGGAGATCCCGCCGGAGTCGGGCGTGCTGCGGCTGCTCAACCGGGGCCACCCCGAGCCGCTGCTGCTGTACGGGGACGGGGACCTGGCGGTGCTCGCCCCGGCGGAGCCGGCCCTGCCGCTCGGCATGGGCGATCTGGGCGTTGGGCCCGGGCGGGCCGAGCAGTGGGCTTTCCCGGCGGGGGCCACCCTGCTGCTCTACACGGACGGGCTGACGGAGGCCCGCGACGGGGCGGGGGACTTCTACGACCCGGCGGCCCGGCTGCGCGGGCGGGTCCTGGCCGGCCCGCAGGCCCTGCTCGGCGCGCTGAGCAGGGACGTACGGCGGCACACGGGCGGCGGGACGACGGACGACATGGCGCTGCTCGCGGTGGGTCGGCCCGGGCGGTGGCGGCCGGAGCGGAGCCAGGTGGAGCGGCGCCGGACGGTGCCGGTGGTGAGGCGGGGCGACGACGCGGTGTGA
- a CDS encoding M23 family metallopeptidase has protein sequence MASNSPAPEGTEIQEPPTAGAWGEWNPTEDSVRPVRGKHRVAKQRGGLARSSTVLGVGVIAAVGASGIATAQDRPQVAISMPSLPDLMPGGNERQGDGGSGREADRDGTAGIIAQQADGGADAGEILRNRILQQAESQQGAAEAAARADAERVAREAAAQEAKDKLEEARQAAEEAKAQAEAKAAEEAESARKAAEAKAAQERPAASAGGWSLPTSAYTLTSHYGVSGSMWSSGHHTGLDFAAPTGTPVKAVGAGKITSAGWSGAYGYRIVLELEDGTEIWYCHLSSMSVTSGSVGTGDTIGRVGATGNVTGPHLHLEVRKGGSTMDPLAWLESKGLNV, from the coding sequence GTGGCCTCCAACTCGCCTGCTCCTGAAGGCACCGAGATCCAGGAGCCGCCCACCGCGGGTGCCTGGGGCGAGTGGAACCCCACCGAGGACTCCGTCCGTCCGGTCCGGGGCAAGCACCGGGTCGCCAAGCAGCGCGGGGGACTTGCCCGCAGCTCCACCGTGCTCGGTGTCGGTGTCATCGCGGCGGTCGGCGCCAGCGGCATCGCCACCGCGCAGGACCGGCCGCAGGTCGCGATATCCATGCCCTCCCTCCCGGACCTGATGCCCGGGGGCAACGAGCGTCAGGGCGACGGGGGTTCCGGCCGGGAAGCCGACCGCGACGGCACGGCCGGGATCATCGCCCAGCAGGCCGACGGCGGCGCGGACGCCGGCGAGATCCTGCGCAACCGCATCCTCCAGCAGGCCGAGTCGCAGCAGGGGGCCGCCGAGGCGGCGGCCCGTGCGGATGCCGAGCGCGTCGCGCGGGAAGCGGCGGCCCAGGAGGCCAAGGACAAGCTGGAAGAGGCCCGCCAGGCGGCCGAGGAGGCCAAGGCCCAGGCCGAGGCGAAGGCCGCGGAAGAGGCCGAGTCCGCCAGGAAGGCCGCCGAGGCCAAGGCGGCGCAGGAGCGCCCCGCCGCATCGGCCGGAGGCTGGTCCCTGCCCACCTCCGCCTACACCCTCACCTCGCACTACGGGGTCTCCGGCTCCATGTGGTCTTCCGGCCACCACACCGGCCTCGACTTCGCTGCCCCGACCGGCACCCCCGTCAAGGCGGTCGGCGCCGGGAAGATCACCTCGGCCGGCTGGTCCGGGGCGTACGGCTACCGGATCGTGCTGGAGCTCGAGGACGGCACGGAGATCTGGTACTGCCACCTCTCCTCGATGTCCGTGACCTCGGGATCGGTCGGCACCGGCGACACCATCGGCCGGGTCGGCGCCACCGGAAACGTCACCGGACCCCATCTCCACCTGGAAGTACGCAAGGGCGGATCGACGATGGACCCGCTGGCGTGGCTGGAGTCCAAGGGCCTGAACGTCTGA
- a CDS encoding PrsW family intramembrane metalloprotease, translating to MFRALRPVLARPSGAVRTCVLLVLLAATGIAILELVREQTGTPGFFVGLGLALLPVAPLMAAFRWLGRAAPAPWSQLLFCFGWGACTAALIAIVANNFATQWIAAATADPSEADQLGSVAIAPVVEESAKAAALLLVFVFRRRHFTGPADGFVVAGFTAIGFAFTENILYLGNAFVQDLADGTGVLDSVTAATFFVRIVLSPFAHPLFTVLTGLGFGAAAVSAGRSRRICLPLLGLALAMGMHALWNGSSRFGDHGFYVVYGCVMVPLFGLLVWLAVRIRRGRLQAVAGELALYAAAGWLAPAEVSALASMPARSLARSLARRSGGRAAGRAVARYEADAVALALLRNRARRGGPLREADFAGRERELLNRLWQRRATAGPALARAAVMEDLLPPCFDPSEPFTSWEAPDPVEASQPFELAESAAGPAGVPGPRWEEPSVRRSGPWTPATPAGPSSIRPCVLPGGDGVR from the coding sequence GTGTTCCGAGCGCTCCGCCCTGTTCTCGCGCGTCCGTCCGGCGCGGTCCGCACGTGCGTGCTCCTCGTGCTGCTCGCCGCCACCGGCATCGCCATCCTCGAGCTCGTGCGGGAGCAGACCGGCACGCCGGGCTTCTTCGTCGGCCTCGGTCTGGCCCTGCTGCCGGTGGCGCCGCTCATGGCGGCCTTCCGCTGGCTGGGCCGGGCCGCGCCGGCGCCCTGGTCCCAGTTGCTGTTCTGCTTCGGCTGGGGTGCCTGCACCGCGGCGCTGATCGCCATAGTGGCCAACAACTTCGCCACCCAGTGGATAGCCGCAGCGACCGCCGATCCCTCGGAAGCGGACCAGCTCGGCTCGGTCGCCATCGCCCCCGTGGTGGAGGAGAGCGCCAAGGCGGCCGCCCTGCTGCTGGTGTTCGTGTTCCGAAGACGGCATTTCACCGGCCCCGCCGACGGTTTCGTGGTGGCCGGCTTCACCGCCATCGGCTTCGCCTTCACCGAGAACATCCTCTACCTCGGCAACGCCTTCGTGCAGGACCTCGCCGACGGCACCGGCGTCCTGGACTCGGTGACCGCGGCGACCTTCTTCGTACGGATCGTGCTGTCGCCGTTCGCGCACCCGCTGTTCACGGTGCTCACCGGGCTCGGTTTCGGCGCGGCCGCGGTCAGCGCGGGCCGTTCGCGCCGGATCTGCCTGCCGCTGCTCGGCCTGGCCCTGGCCATGGGCATGCACGCCCTGTGGAACGGCTCCTCGCGGTTCGGGGACCACGGCTTCTACGTCGTCTACGGCTGCGTGATGGTCCCGCTGTTCGGCCTGCTGGTGTGGCTGGCCGTGCGGATACGGCGCGGCCGGCTGCAGGCCGTCGCCGGGGAGCTCGCGCTGTACGCGGCCGCGGGCTGGCTGGCTCCCGCCGAGGTTTCCGCCCTGGCCTCGATGCCGGCCCGGTCGCTGGCCCGCTCCCTGGCGCGGCGCAGCGGCGGCCGGGCCGCCGGACGGGCGGTCGCCCGGTACGAGGCGGACGCCGTCGCCCTGGCGCTGCTGCGGAACCGGGCGCGCCGCGGGGGTCCGCTGCGCGAGGCGGACTTCGCCGGCCGGGAACGGGAGTTGCTGAACCGGTTGTGGCAGCGCCGCGCGACGGCCGGACCCGCACTGGCCCGGGCGGCGGTGATGGAGGACCTGCTCCCGCCCTGCTTCGACCCGTCGGAGCCGTTCACGTCGTGGGAGGCGCCGGATCCGGTCGAGGCGTCGCAACCGTTCGAGCTGGCGGAGTCGGCGGCCGGCCCGGCCGGTGTTCCCGGGCCGCGGTGGGAGGAGCCGTCCGTCAGACGTTCAGGCCCTTGGACTCCAGCCACGCCAGCGGGTCCATCGTCGATCCGCCCTTGCGTACTTCCAGGTGGAGATGGGGTCCGGTGA
- the trmB gene encoding tRNA (guanosine(46)-N7)-methyltransferase TrmB — protein MSESLNPTPPAVPDAPVADYADGPAPEANSYVPPKWRTEPRFPDGPSPDPAGSHHERRIRSFQPRRSRVTTGQGEALKRLWGTWGLDIDGHSVIDLKTLFDGLPVVLEIGFGMGEATAQMAAADPGTGILAADVHTPGQGNLLALAERGGMTNVRVANGDAIILLREMLAPDSLAGIRVYFPDPWPKARHHKRRLIQPEFLTLAATRLAPGAVLHCATDWEPYAEQMLEVLTAHPDFENTQPDGGYSPRPDFRPLTRFEGQGLDKGHVVHDLLFRRTEN, from the coding sequence GTGTCTGAGTCCCTGAACCCCACGCCGCCCGCCGTCCCGGACGCCCCCGTCGCCGACTACGCCGACGGCCCCGCGCCGGAGGCGAACTCGTACGTGCCCCCCAAGTGGCGCACCGAGCCCCGCTTCCCCGACGGCCCCTCGCCGGACCCGGCCGGCTCGCACCACGAGCGGCGGATCCGGAGCTTCCAGCCCCGGCGCAGCCGGGTCACCACCGGCCAGGGCGAGGCCCTCAAGCGGCTCTGGGGCACGTGGGGCCTGGACATCGACGGCCACTCGGTCATCGACCTCAAGACGCTCTTCGACGGCCTGCCGGTCGTCCTGGAGATCGGCTTCGGCATGGGCGAGGCCACCGCGCAGATGGCCGCCGCCGACCCCGGCACCGGGATCCTCGCCGCCGACGTGCACACCCCCGGCCAGGGCAACCTGCTCGCCCTCGCCGAGCGCGGCGGCATGACCAACGTCCGGGTGGCCAACGGCGACGCGATCATCCTGCTCCGCGAGATGCTGGCGCCCGACTCGCTCGCCGGGATCCGCGTGTACTTCCCGGACCCCTGGCCCAAGGCCCGCCACCACAAGCGCCGGCTGATCCAGCCCGAGTTCCTCACCCTGGCCGCGACCCGCCTGGCACCCGGGGCCGTACTGCACTGCGCGACCGACTGGGAGCCGTACGCCGAGCAGATGCTCGAAGTCCTCACGGCACACCCCGACTTCGAGAACACGCAGCCCGACGGCGGCTACTCCCCGCGTCCCGACTTCCGGCCGCTCACCCGCTTCGAGGGGCAGGGCCTCGACAAGGGCCACGTCGTACACGACTTGCTCTTCCGTCGCACGGAGAACTGA